A window of the Vigna angularis cultivar LongXiaoDou No.4 chromosome 3, ASM1680809v1, whole genome shotgun sequence genome harbors these coding sequences:
- the LOC108326591 gene encoding eukaryotic translation initiation factor isoform X1, whose product MATSEEVVAAAPAPEAGLKHKLERKWTFWCDNQSKPKQGAAWGTSLRKVYTFDTVEEFWCLYDQIFKPKDLQNNADFHLFKTGIEPKWEDPECANGGKWTVTSNIGRKDNLEKMWLETLMALIGEQFEDAEDICGVVASVRQWQDKLSLWTKTAANEAAQMSIGRKWKEIIDVNDKITYNFHDDSRTKGATKGRYTV is encoded by the exons atggcAACAAGCGAAGAAGTTGTTGCGGCGGCTCCGGCGCCGGAGGCAGGGCTGAAGCACAAGCTGGAGCGAAAATGGACGTTTTGGTGCGACAATCAATCCAAACCTAAACAGGGCGCTGCTTGGGGAACCTCTCTGCGCAAGGTCTACACTTTCGACACTGTAGAAGAGTTCTGGTg TTTGTATGATCAGATATTTAAGCCCAAGGATTTGCAAAACAACGCCGATTTTCACTTGTTCAAGACTGGTATTGAACCTAAGTGGGAAGATCCTGAGTGTGCCAATGGAGGAAAGTGGACTGTCACCAGCAACATTGGCAGGAAGGATAACCTTGAGAAGATGTGGCTTGAaact CTGATGGCGTTGATTGGGGAGCAATTTGAGGATGCTGAGGACATATGCGGTGTGGTTGCTAGCGTGCGCCAATGGCAAGACAAACTTTCACTGTGGACAAAGACAGCGGCAAATGAGGCTGCCCAg ATGAGTATTGGAAGGAAGTGGAAGGAAATCATTGATGTTAACGACAAGATAACATACAACTTTCAT GATGACTCTAGAACCAAAGGAGCAACAAAGGGTCGATACACCGTATAA
- the LOC108326615 gene encoding actin-related protein 2/3 complex subunit 2B → MRMACIDRASPALNQILLKLYCAEKALEIDHHLYEFGSVEYHIQSQASDPQLAYLSISTPPLCHGVLPKELSSKTIEMVKGLCPNVVEIIEPAKEGYQLTLKLNLNQIPRNKDYDKIIREISSVHSVILSSQLKEILWNVNSDDALQGMYKPIKLVYHPREPFFLIRQPQRIIAVFPIRFKEKSDVTIATTFFQELVDVGSSDKWAKVPPCSWSAIPPPELRGEAFEDLSTNGGFFTFDISSRHVEGNRLDKTVWSLLNFSTYVRYHVKSTKGFIQRRMRKRLESLVEVLHQTNSEEHEQTKQHQVYRYTKKLVRSTKYVILKQMGNLWKKNKEDRFPT, encoded by the exons ATGAGAATGGCATGCATAGATAGAGCATCTCCAGCACTCAACCAAATACTGCTAAAACTTTACTG TGCTGAGAAGGCCTTGGAGATTGATCATCACTTGTATGAATTTGGGTCAGTGGAGTACCATATTCAG TCTCAAGCCTCTGATCCACAACTAGCCTACTTGTCAATATCAACGCCACCTCTTTGCCATGGTGTCCTGCCAAAGGAACTTTCTTCTAAGACCATTGAAATGGTTAAGGGTCTATGTCCTAATGTTGTGGAGATTATAGAGCCTGCCAAAGAAGGATACCAGCTTACTCTGAAGCTTAACCTTAATCAGATTCCAAGAAACAAAG ACTATGATAAGATCATTAGGGAAATATCATCAGTACATTCAGTAATTCTGAGTTCACAGCTCAAAGAAATATTATGGAACGTGAATTCTGATGATGCACTTCAGGGGATGTACAAACCCATCAAACTAGTCTACCATCCAAGAGAACCTTTCTTTCTCATAAGACAG CCACAAAGAATCATAGCAGTATTCCCAATTCGTTTCAAGGAAAAGTCAGATGTGACTATTGCCACAACTTTCTTTCAG GAGCTTGTGGATGTGGGAAGTTCAGATAAATGGGCCAAGGTGCCACCCTGCAGCTGGTCAGCCATTCCTCCACCAGAGTTAAGAGGAGAAGCTTTTGAGGATTTGAGTACCAATGGAGGGTTTTTCACTTTTG ATATCTCTTCTCGCCATGTTGAAGGCAATAGGCTAGACAAAACTGTCTGGAGTCTATTAAATTTTAGTACCTATGTTAGATATCATGTAAAG AGCACCAAAGGTTTTATACAAAGAAGGATGAGGAAGCGTTTGGAAAGCTTAGTTGAG GTACTGCACCAAACAAACTCAGAAGAACATGAACAAACCAAACAACATCAAG TATATAGGTACACAAAGAAACTAGTGAGATCAACAAAATATGTCATCCTGAAACAGATGGGGAACCtttggaagaaaaataaagaggaTCGGTTTCCGACTTAA
- the LOC108324388 gene encoding uncharacterized protein LOC108324388, translating into MASLATHLSGFIIFFPVGIRRLVSSTSLYLHNPSHFRSKLWYFSDPKWKTLDLYAVLIALPVFSFTEFFLFFSFSGHPAYKFSFFQQSLAILAFWFLTILIIVRERVGGTSLVDEGFVFLSGGIVFLLEYSVMEKGVSGLAGSVYGYLGGLTLVCAGACIYLAVKPSAFFAEFLLSCGLVFKGTWLLQVGFSLYTDLFGLKGCRKINFLESQKQLVDVHCDLDEDSLRGVTLMNFLFTVHAIGVVVLAFGAFGVVAGNRSLKSGEAKGPLLSESESSSFRTLALPDLEME; encoded by the coding sequence ATGGCATCGTTGGCGACCCATCTGTCCGgtttcatcatcttcttccctGTTGGCATTCGCCGCTTAGTCTCTTCAACTTCCCTTTACCTTCACAACCCTTCTCACTTCCGCTCCAAGCTTTGGTACTTCTCTGACCCAAAGTGGAAGACCCTTGATCTCTACGCTGTCCTCATAGCCCTCCCCGTCTTCTCTTTCACCGagtttttcctcttcttctcgtTTTCCGGTCACCCCGCTTACAAATTCTCCTTCTTCCAACAATCCCTGGCCATTTTGGCCTTCTGGTTCTTGACCATTTTGATCATAGTCCGTGAACGCGTGGGAGGAACGTCGTTGGTCGATGaaggttttgtttttttgtccGGTGGGATTGTTTTCTTGCTGGAGTATTCTGTGATGGAAAAAGGGGTATCAGGTCTTGCGGGTTCTGTGTATGGATATTTGGGAGGGTTGACACTGGTGTGTGCTGGTGCTTGTATTTACTTAGCGGTTAAGCCTTCGGCTTTTTTTGCCGAGTTTTTGTTGTCTTGTGGGTTGGTGTTTAAGGGCACTTGGTTGTTGCAGGTGGGGTTTTCTTTGTACACTGATTTGTTTGGGCTGAAGGGGTGTAGAAAGATCAATTTTTTAGAGTCCCAAAAGCAGCTTGTTGATGTGCACTGTGATCTTGATGAGGATAGTTTGAGGGGTGTGACTTTGATGAATTTTCTGTTCACTGTGCATGCTATTGGGGTGGTGGTTTTGGCTTTTGGGGCATTCGGGGTGGTGGCAGGTAACAGGAGTTTGAAAAGTGGGGAGGCAAAGGGACCTTTGCTGTCTGAAAGTGAATCATCGAGCTTTCGGACGTTGGCTCTTCCGGATCTGGAGATGGAGTGA
- the LOC108326591 gene encoding eukaryotic translation initiation factor isoform X2, translated as MATSEEVVAAAPAPEAGLKHKLERKWTFWCDNQSKPKQGAAWGTSLRKVYTFDTVEEFWCLYDQIFKPKDLQNNADFHLFKTGIEPKWEDPECANGGKWTVTSNIGRKDNLEKMWLETLMALIGEQFEDAEDICGVVASVRQWQDKLSLWTKTAANEAAQG; from the exons atggcAACAAGCGAAGAAGTTGTTGCGGCGGCTCCGGCGCCGGAGGCAGGGCTGAAGCACAAGCTGGAGCGAAAATGGACGTTTTGGTGCGACAATCAATCCAAACCTAAACAGGGCGCTGCTTGGGGAACCTCTCTGCGCAAGGTCTACACTTTCGACACTGTAGAAGAGTTCTGGTg TTTGTATGATCAGATATTTAAGCCCAAGGATTTGCAAAACAACGCCGATTTTCACTTGTTCAAGACTGGTATTGAACCTAAGTGGGAAGATCCTGAGTGTGCCAATGGAGGAAAGTGGACTGTCACCAGCAACATTGGCAGGAAGGATAACCTTGAGAAGATGTGGCTTGAaact CTGATGGCGTTGATTGGGGAGCAATTTGAGGATGCTGAGGACATATGCGGTGTGGTTGCTAGCGTGCGCCAATGGCAAGACAAACTTTCACTGTGGACAAAGACAGCGGCAAATGAGGCTGCCCAg GGTTAA
- the LOC108325169 gene encoding protein PROTON GRADIENT REGULATION 5, chloroplastic, producing MATSLSTTGCVGSSFYGSWGTSIVGEDYTLLAKSVPSQVRIGRGKPVRLQPMMKNINEGKGIFAPLVVVTRNIVGKKRFNQLRGKAIALHSQVITEFCKSIGADGKQRQGLIRLAKKNGEWLGFLA from the exons ATGGCTACTTCACTTTCTACAACTGGGTGTGTTGGTTCTTCCTTCTATGGAAGTTGGGGCACTTCAATTGTTGGTGAGGACTACACCTTGTTGGCCAAGTCAGTGCCGTCACAGGTTCGCATCGGAAGGGGAAAGCCAGTGAGATTGCAGCCAATGATGAAGAATATCAATGAAGGGAAGGGTATCTTTGCACCTCTTGTTGTGGTCACTCGAAACATTGTTGGCAAGAAGCGTTTCAACCAGCTTAGAGGCAAAGCAATTGCTCTGCACTCTCAG GTAATCACGGAATTTTGCAAATCAATAGGAGCAGATGGAAAACAGAGACAAGGGTTGATCAGGTTGGCTAAGAAGAATGGAGAATGGCTTGGGTTTCTTGCATGA
- the LOC108324287 gene encoding acid phosphatase 1 produces MGKALWWCLVLTCLLAPLPGDGLKMNLQNYCESWRMNVELHNIREFQVVPEECTEYIGKYVTSTQYKVDSQRTTEECLVYLSTSCNLKKDGFDAWIFDIDDTLLSTLPYYEDNLYGGRKLSVTSLEEWMKKGNAPALDHSLKLYNELKSRGVQILLVTSRKEHLRSATIDNLVAVGYYGWTKIIFRDPANELVSVKKYKSDVRKKIINDGYRIWGILGDQYSSIEGIPSPERAFKLPNPMYYVA; encoded by the exons ATGGGGAAAGCACTTTGGTGGTGTTTGGTTTTGACATGCCTTTTGGCTCCTCTACCAGGTGATGGATTGAAGATGAACTTGCAGAATTATTGTGAGAGTTGGAGGATGAATGTGGAGCTGCACAACATTAGGGAGTTCCAAGTTGTGCCTGAAGAATGCACTGAGTACATTGGAAAATATGTCACTTCAACACAGTACAAAGTGGACTCACAGAGGACAACTGAAGAGTGTCTGGTTTATCTCAGCACAAGCTGTAATCTGAAGAAAGATGGTTTCGATGCTTGGATTTTTGACATCGATGATACCTTGCTTTCAACTCTTCCTTACTACGAGGATAATCTCTATGG GGGAAGGAAACTGAGTGTGACATCTCTAGAGGAATGGATGAAAAAGGGTAATGCACCTGCTCTTGATCACTCGTTGAAGCTTTACAATGAACTTAAATCCAGGGGTGTGCAAATCCTTTTGGTTACTTCAAGGAAGGAGCATCTCAGATCAGCCACAATCGACAACCTTGTAGCAGTTGGTTACTATGGTTGGACTAAAATTATCTTTAG AGATCCTGCAAATGAATTGGTATCAGTGAAAAAGTATAAATCTGAtgtgagaaagaaaataataaatgatggTTATCGCATTTGGGGCATTCTGGGGGACCAATACAGTAGCATTGAAGGAATTCCAAGCCCCGAAAGGGCATTTAAACTCCCAAATCCAATGTACTATGTTGCCTAA
- the LOC108325440 gene encoding acid phosphatase 1, which produces MTCHILRTLKSAYLKREWLVRVVLSSVKFSLHAVCSKEEKMEKTVWWCLVLTCFLVPLAGAADWNILKLQTHDGLKISLKNYCESWRMNVELHNIREFQVVPEECIEYIGKYVTSTQYKVDSQRATEECLLYLSTSCNLKKDGFDAWIFDIDDTLLSTVPYYKDNQYGGRKLNVTSLEEWMKSGKAPALDHSLKLYDELKSRGVQILLVTSRKEHLRSATIDNLVKVGYYGWTKIIFRDPANELVSVEKYKSDVRKKIVNEGYRIWGILGDQYSSIEGIPNPKRAFKLPNPMYYVA; this is translated from the exons ATGACTTGTCACATTCTCAGAACATTGAAATCTGCATACCTTAAAAGGGAATGGCTAGTTAGAGTTGTTCTGTCATCTGTTAAATTCTCCTTGCATGCAGTTTGTTCCAAGGAAGAGAAAATGGAGAAAACAGTGTGGTGGTGTCTGGTTTTGACATGCTTTTTGGTTCCTCTAGCAGGTGCTGCTGATTGGAACATACTGAAACTGCAGACACATGATGGATTGAAGATCAGCTTGAAGAATTATTGTGAGAGTTGGAGGATGAATGTGGAGCTGCACAACATTAGGGAGTTCCAAGTTGTGCCTGAAGAATGCATTGAGTACATTGGAAAATATGTCACTTCAACACAGTACAAAGTGGACTCACAGAGAGCAACCGAAGAGTGTCTGCTTTATCTCAGCACAAGCTGTAATCTGAAGAAAGATGGGTTCGATGCTTGGATTTTTGACATCGATGATACCTTGCTTTCAACAGTTCCTTACTACAAGGATAATCAATACGG GGGAAGGAAACTGAATGTGACATCTCTGGAGGAATGGATGAAAAGTGGTAAAGCACCTGCTCTTGATCACTCATTGAAGCTCTACGATGAACTTAAATCCAGGGGTGTGCAAATCCTTTTGGTTACTTCAAGGAAGGAACATCTCAGATCAGCCACAATCGACAACCTTGTAAAAGTTGGTTACTATGGTTGGACTAAAATTATCTTTAG AGATCCTGCAAATGAATTGGTATCAGTTGAGAAGTATAAATCTGAtgtgagaaagaaaatagtaaatGAAGGTTATCGCATTTGGGGCATTCTGGGAGACCAATACAGTAGCATTGAAGGGATTCCAAACCCTAAAAGAGCATTTAAACTCCCAAATCCAATGTACTATGTTGCCTAA